One segment of Papaver somniferum cultivar HN1 unplaced genomic scaffold, ASM357369v1 unplaced-scaffold_137, whole genome shotgun sequence DNA contains the following:
- the LOC113334649 gene encoding uncharacterized protein LOC113334649: MDTPLTFSTRNVNQEVEMHNDPLVITLPIHGWNVTKVLIDRGSSLNVLFYGSYLRMGLTAEQMDSSTCTIYGFNGAVSIPRGEIVLQVQAGPLVTNTRFCVVDAPSPYNVIMGRLWVHRLRGTALTYHHYLCFPTPMREMEIKGDQQDARLYNLAEVIFNEEKFVARQHERKRRKKILRK; the protein is encoded by the coding sequence atggatacaccattaacattctcaacaagaaACGTCAACCAAGAGGTTGAGATGCACAACGATCCTTTGGTGATCACCCTTCCAATTCAcggatggaacgttacgaaggttCTTATTGATAGGGGAAGCTCGTTAAATGTGTTGTTCTATGGATCGTACCTACGTATGGGGTTAACAGCCGagcaaatggattcatccacttgcacaatcTATGGTTTCAATGGAGCAGTTTCAATACCAAGAGGAGAAATTGTTTTACAGGTACAAGCAGGACCTTTGGTAACAAACACTAGATTCTGTGTTGTGGATGCACCTTCGCCATACAACGTCATTATGGGACGGCTATGGGTCCATCGCTTACGAGGAACAGCTTTAACTTATCATCATTATCTCTGTTTCCCCACACCCATGagagaaatggaaatcaaaggggaTCAACAAGATGCAAGGCTATACAACTTGGCGGAGGTCATATTTAACGAAGAAAAATTCGTTGCACGACAACACGAAAGGAAAAGACgaaagaaaatattaaggaagtgA